The Saccharopolyspora gloriosae genome window below encodes:
- a CDS encoding acyl-CoA dehydrogenase family protein, giving the protein MFIDCTERQQALRAELREYFSGLISPAEREAMATDRHNAAFREVVRRMGRDGWLGVGWPVEYGGRGFGPLEQHIFASEAARADVQLPSVTLQTVGPTLLAYGTQQQKDFFLPKILAGEIHFAIGYTEPEAGTDLAALRTSAVRDGDSYVVNGQKIFTTGAHDADYIWLACRTNPDAPRHKGISILVVDTSAPGFSWTPIITCDGAHHVNATYFSDVRVPEWLLVGEQDRGWKLITTQLNHERVMLGPSGRIDGMAERVREWARRRTDPDGTPLPELPDVRRALARAHACTRVNELLNWQVAAAADGPVEVADASATKVFTSERTQSLGRLLEEVVARHGDPADPETADLLRWLDVLAKRNLVLTFGGGVNEIQRELIATAGLGLPRVPR; this is encoded by the coding sequence TCGACTGCACCGAACGGCAGCAGGCACTGCGGGCCGAGCTGCGCGAGTACTTCAGCGGCCTGATCTCCCCGGCGGAGCGCGAAGCGATGGCCACCGACCGGCACAACGCCGCCTTCCGCGAAGTCGTGCGCCGGATGGGGCGGGACGGGTGGCTCGGCGTCGGCTGGCCCGTCGAGTACGGCGGTCGCGGCTTCGGCCCGCTGGAGCAGCACATCTTCGCCAGCGAAGCGGCGCGCGCCGACGTCCAGCTGCCGTCGGTCACGCTGCAGACCGTGGGGCCGACGCTGCTGGCCTACGGCACGCAGCAGCAGAAGGACTTCTTCCTGCCGAAGATCCTCGCCGGGGAGATCCACTTCGCGATCGGCTACACCGAGCCGGAAGCGGGCACCGACCTGGCGGCGCTGCGCACCTCCGCCGTGCGCGACGGCGACTCGTACGTGGTGAACGGGCAGAAGATCTTCACCACCGGCGCCCACGACGCCGACTACATCTGGCTGGCCTGCCGCACGAACCCGGACGCACCCCGGCACAAGGGGATCTCGATCCTCGTCGTGGACACCTCGGCCCCGGGGTTCTCCTGGACGCCGATCATCACCTGCGACGGCGCGCACCACGTGAACGCGACCTACTTCAGCGACGTGCGGGTGCCGGAGTGGCTGCTGGTGGGCGAGCAGGACCGGGGCTGGAAGCTGATCACCACCCAGCTCAACCACGAGCGGGTCATGCTCGGCCCGTCCGGGCGGATCGACGGGATGGCCGAGCGGGTCCGGGAGTGGGCAAGGCGGCGAACCGACCCGGACGGTACCCCGTTGCCGGAGCTGCCGGACGTGCGGCGGGCGCTGGCCCGCGCGCACGCCTGCACTCGCGTGAACGAGCTGTTGAACTGGCAGGTCGCCGCGGCGGCGGACGGGCCGGTGGAAGTCGCCGACGCCTCCGCGACGAAGGTGTTCACCTCCGAGCGCACCCAGTCGCTGGGCCGGCTGCTCGAAGAGGTCGTCGCCCGCCACGGCGACCCCGCCGACCCCGAGACCGCGGATCTGCTGCGCTGGCTCGACGTGCTGGCCAAGCGCAACCTGGTGCTCACCTTCGGCGGCGGCGTCAACGAGATCCAGCGGGAACTGATCGCCACGGCCGGGCTCGGGCTGCCCCGAGTGCCCCGCTGA